A genomic region of Gossypium hirsutum isolate 1008001.06 chromosome D01, Gossypium_hirsutum_v2.1, whole genome shotgun sequence contains the following coding sequences:
- the LOC107940902 gene encoding transcriptional regulator TAC1 codes for METKHPKLEKPDQIVWSLEEDDVSIHSKSYTCSFCKKGFLNAQALGGHMNIHRKDRAKLRESFEENVLISSVITLGLVQVQDRYLISETILESSGEKKVPRDDDNGSGASPKGKDGVGENSRSSHGSSSQVELDLELRLGPDSRASRGSLSMKWIISYRGRNPTILASIEKLFSIYMTDDDA; via the coding sequence ATGGAGACAAAACACCCAAAACTTGAAAAACCAGACCAAATAGTTTGGTCCTTAGAAGAAGACGATGTCTCAATTCATTCAAAGTCTTACACATGTTCTTTCTGCAAAAAAGGGTTCTTGAACGCTCAAGCTCTTGGTGGTCATATGAACATCCATAGGAAAGATAGGGCTAAACTTAGGGAATCTTTCGAAGAAAACGTACTAATTTCTTCAGTTATAACACTCGGTCTAGTTCAAGTTCAAGATCGTTATCTAATTTCGGAAACCATATTAGAATCTAGTGGAGAGAAAAAAGTTCCTAGGGATGATGATAATGGTTCTGGTGCCAGCCCTAAGGGAAAAGATGGGGTCGGAGAGAATTCGAGATCGAGTCATGGTTCGTCGTCTCAGGTAGAATTGGATCTTGAGCTACGGTTAGGACCCGACTCTCGAGCCTCACGAGGGTCTTTATCTATGAAATGGATAATATCTTATCGCGGGCGTAATCCAACAATCCTTGCATCAATTGAAAAGCTCTTTTCGATTTATATGACCGATGATGATGCTTGA
- the LOC107940899 gene encoding protein PSK SIMULATOR 1 — MAWRPAGINKSSNKSHVSRHTKSSSSSLSLSSSSSSSCSPTLQILAFETAKCMVRLVALYKSLSDDEFHRLRNGIMKSPGVVSLNSDDETYLLSLACEEMLENLDQAAAIVSRLGKKCIDVELNKFDIAYHNMKQGIIDARTLDFNTEHVVKTIDQMEKYACSTSVLYASLVGVDEMEISKRKKWRQNSGSKIDYFNEEISSRRKQVIHFRKISLWNQTFDKIVALMAQIVAVIFVRICTVFEPFVSSLPCITAKNRNFNRLHYNSNPKSPKGVTFRLSSITKIDKFITKIRYMDVNTEKNQMLVQSAPENTVGVAGLAVRYANVIIMAEAYFYSSKMITNDAREYMFEMLPMNLKQMLRGKLKSHWHKDAEAREGQQGVAEGWKAALEEIFEWLAPVAHDTLQWQQERNLEQRNLDAKPTVLLLQTLHFSDLERTEAAIVEILVGLSCIYRYENRGKRGGIC; from the coding sequence ATGGCGTGGCGACCTGCAGGTATAAATAAATCTTCAAACAAATCCCATGTTTCTCGCCACACAAAATCGTCGTCGTCATCGttatcattatcatcatcatcatcatcatcctgtTCTCCGACGCTTCAAATATTAGCTTTCGAGACAGCCAAATGTATGGTCCGTCTTGTCGCCCTTTACAAATCATTATCAGACGATGAATTCCATAGACTTCGTAATGGTATCATGAAATCCCCAGGCGTTGTCAGTTTGAACTCCGATGACGAAACCTATCTCCTTAGCCTTGCATGTGAAGAGATGCTCGAGAATCTCGACCAAGCAGCCGCTATTGTCTCTCGTTTGGGCAAGAAATGTATCGATGTCGAACTCAATAAGTTCGACATCGCTTATCATAACATGAAACAAGGGATCATTGATGCAAGAACCCTCGATTTTAACACCGAACATGTTGTGAAAACCATTGATCAAATGGAGAAATATGCATGTTCGACGTCTGTTTTATATGCATCTTTGGTAGGCGTCGATGAAATGGAGATATCGAAAAGAAAGAAATGGAGACAGAATAGTGGGTCCAAAATTGATTATTTCAACGAAGAAATATCTTCACGAAGAAAACAAGTTATTCATTTCCGAAAGATTTCTCTTTGGAATCAAACATTCGATAAAATCGTTGCATTAATGGCACAAATTGTAGCCGTCATTTTCGTTAGAATATGTACCGTTTTCGAACCTTTTGTTTCAAGCCTTCCTTGTATCACCGCCAAGAACCGAAATTTCAATAGGCTACATTATAATTCAAACCCAAAATCACCCAAAGGCGTAACTTTTCGTCTTTCATCCATCACaaaaatcgataaattcatcaccAAAATCAGATACATGGATGTAAACACTGAGAAGAACCAAATGCTTGTCCAATCGGCACCGGAGAACACGGTGGGAGTGGCGGGGCTTGCTGTTCGTTACGCTAACGTAATAATCATGGCAGAAGCCTATTTTTATTCCTCGAAGATGATCACCAACGATGCAAGGGAGTACATGTTCGAGATGTTACCGATGAATTTGAAGCAAATGTTGAGAGGTAAGCTTAAGAGCCATTGGCACAAAGATGCCGAAGCCCGTGAAGGGCAGCAAGGTGTAGCCGAAGGGTGGAAAGCAGCATTGGAAGAGATATTCGAGTGGTTGGCTCCGGTGGCGCACGATACATTGCAGTGGCAACAAGAGAGGAACTTAGAGCAACGAAACTTGGATGCGAAGCCGACGGTTTTGTTGCTGCAAACACTACATTTCTCGGATTTGGAGAGAACGGAGGCTGCCATTGTGGAGATTTTGGTAGGGTTGAGTTGTATATATAGATATGAGAATCGAGGAAAAAGAGGTGGCATTTGCTAG
- the LOC121214057 gene encoding L-type lectin-domain containing receptor kinase S.4-like, with product MPYFLLVLLTLIPLLISSSSQPTDTLFFPGFKPPNLSTNLTLTGSAEIQANGILKLTNDTSRLQGHAFYSSPFRFKNSSNGQAFSFSTTFAMAIVPEYPKLGGHGLAFTIAASKDLKALPSQYLGILNATDVGNSSDYLVAVEFDTVQDFEFQDINDNHVGIDINSLNSTASVPAGYYIDGVGLVKQNVSLKSGKPILVWIEYDSVEKLVNVTISSSSKKPSLPILPLKVDLSPFLQEFMYVGFSASTGLLASSHYILGWSFKMNGEAQALDLSSLPSLPRPPAKHTALTVGVSVSSVVFVIAALSVAVYIFMKIKNADVIEDWELEIGPQRYDYHELKRATNGFSDKALLGHGGFGKVYKGKLKDSKTQVAVKRVSHESKQGLREFVSEIASIGRLRHRNLVQLLGWCRRRGDLLLVYDYMANGSLDKFLFDDPKIVLNWEQRLNIIKGVASGLLYLHEGYEQIVIHRDVKASNVLLDDELNGKLGDFGLAKLYEHGSNPGTTRVVGTLGYLAPELPKTGKATTSSDVYAFGAFLLEVACGRRPIESNVSQEELVLIDWVWEKFTQGRLFDVVDIRLNDKYKEDEMLVVLKLGLICSNDVPMARPNMRQAVRYLDGEAELPEVLKPSRIYEGVGEGFDTFLHSFMSSTFDNTSSYSFTDQHGNGGTSIVSL from the coding sequence ATGCCTTATTTCCTCCTGGTTTTGCTTACTCTTATCCCCCTTTTAATCTCTTCTTCTTCCCAACCCACTGATACTCTCTTCTTCCCAGGTTTCAAACCCCCAAATCTCAGCACCAACTTAACACTAACAGGAAGTGCAGAGATTCAAGCCAATGGCATTCTAAAATTAACAAACGACACCAGTCGTTTACAGGGTCATGCCTTTTATAGCTCACCATTTAGATTCAAAAACTCCAGCAATGGCCAAGCTTTCTCCTTTTCAACCACCTTTGCAATGGCCATAGTCCCTGAGTACCCAAAGCTCGGTGGCCATGGTTTGGCTTTCACAATCGCCGCTTCTAAAGACCTCAAAGCACTGCCTAGTCAGTACTTAGGGATCCTCAATGCTACCGATGTGGGTAACTCGTCGGATTATCTCGTTGCGGTTGAGTTCGATACGGTTCAAGATTTTGAGTTCCAAGACATCAACGACAACCATGTTGGAATCGACATAAACAGCTTGAACTCAACTGCTTCGGTTCCTGCTGGTTATTACATCGATGGGGTTGGTTTGGTGAAGCAAAATGTTAGTCTCAAGAGTGGGAAACCGATTCTAGTTTGGATTGAGTATGACTCAGTTGAAAAACTTGTTAATGTAACGATTTCATCGAGTTCTAAAAAACCGAGTTTGCCGATCTTGCCGTTAAAGGTAGATCTTTCACCTTTTCTCCAAGAGTTTATGTATGTTGGGTTCTCAGCTTCAACTGGTTTACTTGCTAGTTCCCATTATATTCTAGGTTGGAGCTTTAAAATGAATGGAGAAGCTCAAGCTCTTGATCTATCTTCATTACCTTCACTTCCCCGACCACCGGCAAAACATACAGCTTTAACAGTTGGTGTCTCGGTTTCATCTGTTGTTTTTGTTATAGCAGCTTTATCCGTTGCTGTTTATATCTTTATGAAGATCAAGAATGCTGATGTGATTGAAGATTGGGAATTGGAAATTGGGCCACAAAGATATGATTACCATGAACTCAAAAGAGCAACCAATGGTTTTAGTGACAAAGCTTTACTTGGTCATGGTGGTTTTGGCAAAGTTTATAAAGGAAAGCTTAAGGATTCTAAAACCCAAGTTGCTGTCAAGAGAGTCTCTCACGAATCGAAACAAGGGTTACGCGAGTTCGTGTCGGAGATCGCGAGTATTGGGAGACTTCGGCATCGGAACTTGGTTCAATTATTGGGATGGTGTAGGAGAAGAGGTGACCTTCTTCTTGTTTATGATTACATGGCTAATGGTAGCTTAGATAAGTTCTTGTTTGATGACCCTAAAATAGTACTTAATTGGGAACAAAGATTGAATATTATAAAGGGTGTTGCTTCAGGGCTTctttatttacatgaagggtatGAACAAATTGTGATTCATAGAGATGTTAAAGCTAGTAATGTGTTGTTAGATGATGAATTGAATGGAAAGTTAGGAGATTTCGGGTTGGCGAAACTGTATGAACACGGTTCGAATCCAGGGACAACTAGGGTTGTTGGTACACTAGGGTATCTAGCACCGGAGTTACCTAAGACAGGAAAGGCCACAACGAGCTCCGATGTTTATGCTTTCGGTGCTTTTTTGCTCGAGGTCGCATGCGGGCGGAGACCCATCGAGTCCAATGTATCACAAGAGGAACTAGTGTTGATTGATTGGGTTTGGGAGAAGTTTACACAAGGAAGGCTCTTCGATGTGGTAGACATTAGGCTTAATGACAAGTATAAAGAAGATGAAATGTTGGTGGTGCTTAAATTAGGCCTAATTTGCTCAAATGATGTGCCTATGGCGCGACCTAACATGAGGCAAGCTGTGAGATATCTCGACGGAGAGGCTGAATTACCAGAAGTTTTGAAACCATCGAGGATATATGAGGGAGTTGGcgaagggtttgacacttttctGCATTCGTTCATGTCCTCAACATTTGATAATACGAGTTCGTATTCATTCACGGATCAACATGGCAATGGTGGTACTAGTATTGTTTCTCTTTGA